The Cygnus atratus isolate AKBS03 ecotype Queensland, Australia chromosome 21, CAtr_DNAZoo_HiC_assembly, whole genome shotgun sequence sequence GCATAAGATTTAAGCCCCATTATTCTTGCTAAGGCCTGTGCACTATTTTCAGGAGTGGCCTGTAAACTCCTTCACCTTTTCATAAAGTTGAGTTGCTCTCTGTATCTGGAGGATAAAGCATGGGGAGTTCTCTGTGGTTGATAGATGACAAGGCGATCTCTggctctgctgtgttttctgaacaTCAAAGGTTTTGTCTGAATGATATTCATGCTTAGAAACTGGTTTCTTGTGAGAAGAAAGGCGGTTAAGCAAGCAGGATACCTGggaggaagcacagcagggTAGCTAAAGAGCAGTTAGTCCTGTGCTGTCATGAAAGAGCAAAATGTGGAGCAAGAGACACAGCGAATGTCAAGATTTCTGAAGAACGAGAGTGATGGCTAGATGACAGTTCCCCTCAAGTCTGCTTGCTGTTCAGGCTCCAGGTTGAATTTGGTAGCCGAGATCACTTTGTCGTTTCAGGTGTGCTTGTTCAGAGTGACAGCCTACGTTGGGAAGGGGTCCCTTTCCTCCTCACTTCTGGAAAAGCCCTGGATGAACGGGTAGGTTACGTCCGTGTTCTCTTCAAGAACCGGGCCTACTGCACACAGAGCGAGACACTGCGGGATGCAGGGCACAGCCAGTGTAAAGCCAAGCAGATCATCTTCTACATTGGACATGGCGCACTCAACACCCCTGCAGTGCTTGTGAGCAGGAACCTTTTCAGGCCTGTCATGCCAAAAAGCAGTTGGAGAGAAGTTGTGGGTCAGCCAGACCTGCATGTTTTTGGACAACCGCTGTCTGATTACTATGTGTACAGCCCTGTGAAGGAGAGAGATGCTTATTCTGTCCTTATTTCCAACATATACCATGGCAGGAAGGACTTCTTCATCACCACTGAGAACTTGCTGGCCTCCTGGGCCTTCTGGACACCGCTGCTCAACAGCATTTCTCACCAGCCCCCACGCCTCTACCCTGGTGGGGTGGAGAACCAGAACCTCTTGGACTTTGAAATGGTGAGCGGGGAGCTGGTgttcacagcagcagagccgGTGGAACTGCTGAACCCCGACAGGTCGATGCCAAGTGATTTCAAGACAATCCAGTCCAAATTTCGGCAAAGCCCCCTGGTGTCAGCGTGGTCTGAGGACCTGATTTCCCAGCTGGCTTCTGATGTTGAGAAGGCAGCAAACAGGGCTGTGGCAGGCTTTGGGCAGTTCCACCTGGCCCTGTCCGGTGGCTCAAGCCCCGTGGCCCTATTCCAGCGGCTGGCAAGACACCATTATGCCTTCCCGTGGAGGCACAcccacatctggctggtggatgaGCGGTGCGTCCCGCTCACTGACCCGGAGTCCAACTTCTTCAACCTGCACAACCACCTCCTGCAGAGCATCAGGGTGCCCTACTTCAACGTCCACCCCATGCCCGTGCACCTGAACCAGCGGCTCTGTGTGGAAGAGGATGGAGGCACGGAGCTGTATGCCAAGGAGATCGTGGCCCTGGTGGCCAATTCCAGCTTTgacctggtgctgctggggctgggcactgACGGGCACACCGCCTCGCTCTTCCCGGACTCTGAAAACGGCCTGGAAGGGACTCGGGCCGTGGTGCTGACCGAAAGTCCCGTCAAACCTCACCAAAGGATGAGCTTCAGCCTATTCCTCATCAACAAGGCCAGGCAGGTGTTTGTGCTGGTTGTGGGGAAGGGCAAGCACGATATCACCACCCAGATCAGCAGGGTGGGCCGTCAGCCAAGGAAGTGGCCTATTTCAGGTGTcagccccagctctggccagctgGTGTGGTATGTGGATTATGAAGCTCTGCTTGGGTGATGTCCTCCGTGTCCCTCCTCCCTCGTCTGCCTGGATTTTCCTACACAATGTCCATGTTTTCCTGTtaccagcagcagcttcatcTCTGACGGGCTCCTGTAACCTTCTGGGAAACGGGTGGCCTGTGGTGCCTCTGACACTTGAGCTCGGCTCAGTGTGCAGAGCTAAGCAGGAGCCCAGGCAGCATTGCTGGCTCTGCCAGACTCTGACTGTGGCTTTGGACATGTTACCTCACCTTGaagtgcctcagtttcccctctcAGGACTTTATGGTTATTAATGTTGAACTACCTCGCAGGCACAATGGGAGACTTGTTAAATTAAGTAcctgccattttttttgttgttttttgattcTCAGGTTTGAAGACAGTAATGACATCTCCGTCCTCTGCCCGGCTCTGCCTGGGACACTCATGGCCTCGGCAAAATGAGTCTCATGTGCACGTGGGTCTGCAGTCTTGTCCGTGCAGCCTGTTGTGCTGTCAGCCAGCCACTGGCCTTGGCTGGGCTCTCTTGGAGCTTTTGTGGCTTGTGGCCCCTAAATGCTGACACCAATTTGTGAGCTCGCTGTAGTCCTGGGTCTTCACCAATTGCCAAGCAGCAGGGGCTGAGTCTATACACAGTAATTTGCTGCTTTCCTTAAGTGGATAGCTGGTATCATGGGGGATGGAGAAGGAAACCACACTGCTTTTTAGGCTGTTAGAATAATGGGGGCAGGCTGAGGAACATGGCAGTTCACAAAGCTGTTAGTTGCCTGCAGTGCAATAATTACTGAGGGAAAAGCTTGTTGTTCAGGGTAGTTGTTTGTGTTTAGCCAGCAAAGGAATGGTCTTTTCCTTAATTGTCCTCTGTCTTTGTTTCATTCtctgaaacaatttttctcTGTCCACAGAATTGAAGCTTGCAGTGCCATTCAGAGGCTTATAAAATTTCTGAGGGAAGCAGCTTTAAAAACTACCCATGTGTCCCTTGTTACAGCACACATTAAGGTAGTTATGGTGTTTGGGGATGGTGGTCTTGGGGTTTCAGCTCAAGGACGCTGACTTACAAGGAGAGGGAATTTTCTCCGAACATCTATTTTGGGCACACAGAACTAACATGCTGCATCTCTGTGTAGACAGGACAAGGTTAAGTGATTATAGAAATGTGTAGTGCAGCTGCTCATGGGAAGGAGGGTTGGAGACATCCAGTCCTACCTAGAGACCGTGCTCTTTTCGTCCTAATTTTTACTTTCCCAGAATGCTGCCACAAACAAAGGCTGTCTCTGCTTTCATGATATACCCAAGTACTCCGTGACCTTCTCTAATGGGTAAGTTGCTGCAGCATGCCAGAGTGCAGCTTGTAGAAAGGAAATCAAGATGGGAGGACGTGGGCTGATGATCCATGTGGAGGCTTGGAGACAAACTTGCTCACACGGAGTGGCCCCACGAAGAAGCTGGAGCTTGGATGTGGtcctggctcccagcagcaAGGATGCGGCATAGGAGCAGAGGCCACTTCCAAAGGGATCTTTGCCTTCCTCCTGTGAATGCTGGATTTGCTTCCACagagaaggagctgctggatgGGTTGGGGGTGACTCAGGGACTGAGATGCTGACACGAGGTGGCGCCCCGACCCCAAGGAGCAGCAGTAAGCTGTGTGGTCTGGGGTGGCGCCAGGCCTGGCCGCCCTTCCAGGCCCCTGAGGTAAAGTAGGGTCCTCAGGAGCTGGGCCCGCGGGCCTGGTGACCCTTCAGGGACCTGCAAGTCTGcaggatggggaaggaaggggactTTGCTTTAGACAGCTGGGCATTGGCCTCAAATCTCCCACACAGGGGATCTGCTGAATCCTAGTGATGAGGATGGAAATCAAGGTGCAAATAGCTGCTGTGGCCTGGCAGCACGTGAAGCAAGGCGGACAGGTCCATCCAACCTGTGCTCCTCCCAGGTTCTCAAGACCTTGCCTTTCAGTTTAATGCagagaaatcagaatttttatttgctactAATTGCGCAGATAAAAGTGCAGTGAGCAAGCCCCAGAGAGCCTGCTACTTGTCAGCAGTCCCTAGgaaagcagggccagggagaTACAAGCTGACAGAAGCTACGGGCAGCAGGAAAAGGGCAGGTTCTCAGGGACTAGCTGCGATTtctggcagcccccagccccacaaggTTCAGATGGTCtagcaaaactgcattttgcatACTGTATCTGACTAAGCTGAGCTGAGTTGCACTGATGCACATCGCTTTGCATGGGAAGAAATGGGACTTGTGGTGGTGTAGCTGCCGCAAAAGCTCACATAGAGAAGAGGCACGAGTGCCTGAACCGGTTATCCATTTTTACGTGTGTGCTTATGAATAAGTTCATTGCTGCCTGTTTCTCAGTTGCAGGCAGGCTTAATTACCAGCACAAACACCCAAGggtgaaaataaatagcagGGGAAGAAGGTGGCATgggaaagcaggaggaaggcgAGCCCTGCAGGCTCCTTGGAGCAGGACTTGCTGGATAAGTGGAGTCTGGAATAAGAGCACGTGCCTGAGGAGTTAACTGCAATAACTCTTCTGGAATAACTCTTTTTGTAGACGAGTGCTAGCAGACACTGGCTCCAAAATATACCACAGTGGCTgaaacagctgtgcagaggaagatGTTTTAGGTCTGGTATGTCCATaaatttaaacagcatttttcttctttaaacaaaagtaGCCATGTAAACTTCAATCTGGTTCTTGGGTGTTTGGGGTGAGGGAAcaagttttaaggaaaaactgACCTACGTGAGAATAAGCTTATTGTTACACATGACAGCTTGTTCCTACCTTACAGATAACTGTGGCATtggtattttcttgtttctgcacactgtttttaataattgtCCAGCACCTTttgaaataaacacttttttttttttttagaagggGGTTGTTTGCACTCttaaataagctttttcttttttcctcagagagcagctgttctttacagcaaaaaaaaggGTTCGTTTGGGAAGTCTCTAATAGATCACCCCCAAATTCATCCTGGATTTTATGAAAACCCAGTTAAAACGTACATGTTTTCCTCATTGAACATAGCTGACTgggttgtttgtgtttttctagcactgtatatttattcttttttcctcagacaTTCCTTTTAAACTCTTTAATACTTAGCACTTGCCAAATGAGAAATAACTATTTTGTAATGTATAAAAATTGTGACTGGTACAGGGAGAGACTGCGGATGGGAAGAAGGGTGAAATTATTAACAAATCTGTTGGAGAAGAATGGTAGAAATCCACTGGGCTGTAGGCCAGGGAAGcagtgctatttttattttctaaaagctaTTAATAGGAGATGTGCACCTTCTTGAGAGCTTGAGTATTAACCTTTCTTTGCAGAAGCAAGTCCATGGAGTAACTACTTATTGTTTGTTTCCCATAAGTGATTATTgataacaaatttattttattttttttgaaatggcaaataatttcttcattgcATTCCTGTAATTCAATGGTGTGATATTtactgttttacagaaaactaACACTGGAATTcactttttctcacttttataAATCGAGCtgtaaaatcttatttttccatGAGTAAATTTTGtgattccttttgttttgtgtaatgAATAGagaattatatttataaaaatattttttaacaatagTGTGttgtaatttctttcaaagattGGTGGTTATTCTGTGGGTTTGTTCCCCCCCGCTTCCTTTGGGTGAGTGAAGCTCTAGGGGTACAAAGATGACCATGTTGaattttctgtagtttaaaaCCAGGAGCCTAAAATGTTTATTCGTACTGGTCACTGAGTCTTTTTGGTGTGTGCATCACCTGAACACCAGGGCTTTTCAGAGCAGCCAAAGCCCTTTCCAGGTGGAATCGCCTAGCACAATGCTGGGTGCTGGAATGGCCGCCCCGAGGGGTGCTGGAATGGCCGCCCCGAGGGCGCCTTGGGGAAGTCTCCGTTGCATTTCCGTAGATACTATCACCGTAGTACAGAGCTGCTTAATAACATAAACCTTGTAAAGCCATAGTTTTAACTAATCGACTCAAGATCTGCCAGCTGCAGTGATGCTGCTGAACTCCAGCACGATGCTGGCGTCACAGGCGGGGCCACGTCTCCTGTTTGGCCAGATCCATCCCACTCCCCAGGGAAAGGAAATCTCACCTCGCGCCACCCCGACACAAAACATGCGGGCACAGTGTGTGCCCTGGGCAAGGGAAGCTAGCAATTCTGTcccactgccctggggcagTAGGTGAGGCCTCATTCCCCTTCCCTGACAAGAGGATTTAAATGAGATGTTTTCCTGCTGATGCACAAAGGCTCCTTCCTCCGACTGCATTTGAaatgtgctgctgtttgcagacTCCTGTGGGTTTTCAGTGGAGTCTCTGGGCTGCTAACGTAGCAGGATTTCTGAAGCACCAAGCCATGGGGGTGTTTTCATTGTCCAAATCCTCTCCAGTGCTCTCAGGGATATCTGGGTGCATTGCTATGGCATATGCATGGTGCTGCGAGATGTTCTTAGGGAGTGATGATGAACTGCCTAAGCAGCCCATGCATTTGGAGATGATGTGCAGGTGAGGAGGCTTACCAGTCATGTCATAGGGCTGTGACAATGTTTTCCTACCCAGGTCAGAAATGCTTTAATTCTAGTTTAGAGAAAGTTTTGTTCTAGTTCAGAGATCCGTGCACGTCACTGAAGAGAGAGACTCACAGAGCAGTTACAGCGTCACTGAATCCTCCCCAGACACAgtgagcaggggcaggggttttaatgcttttcaaaacaaaatttttggTGCTGTGCTTGACTTCTCCTTTGGCCGCAGTTAAAGGCAACCCTTAGAAGGATTTGTGCCTGCCTTAGCAGGGACTTGTTTTATTGCCTTCCTTACACCAAACAGGTGACCTTAAAAGGGGCAGTAAGGGAGATGGTGGGGAGTGAAAAACAGTACATTTCAGGAGGCAGAGCAATCCTGAGGCAAGCTGCCTTGTGAGATGTCTGTGGGTAATGTGAATCGATGCAGCTCGCTCCAGCCGCTCCCCTGCAGAGGGCTGGCACGCCGTCCTGTAGCAATGCAGCACTGGGCTCTCCCGCAAGCATTGCTGCAGACTGCGCCCGGCCGTGCCCTCACGCTGCTCCCTGCGGCGGGACACGCTGGCTCTGTTTGACAAATTGCTCTACCGAGAGGAATTTCCCGCAGAAACTATGTCCTGGTGGCGCTCCGAGCAGACATCgcctcattttttccttaaacaggGCTCCCTTTTTGTATAGGCATCTCCTTATCCACAAAACAATCTGGGGCTTGTGTGAATGGTGTTTGGCTCTGAGCGGTGTTGCTGAAATGAGACCTGCGCACACAGAGACAAACTGTCGAGCAGGTTCTCTTCGGTGGATCCCAGCCTATTTTTAACAGGGTTcgggcaattttttttttgtacattgcTTTTCTTACATCGGGCATATTTTACGAGCTGACGCAGTACTGTGTGCTTGAAGATTTGGGGAAGCTcccccctgctgcctgcagaaaggaaaaggattgTGAGATGGAGGGGATGTGGGAGGTCAGATTTATGTCCCTTGCTGAGCCAGGGGCCATGGACATGGGGgactggggctgcagctggcaccACGCAGCTTACCTTCCCTGAAGGAGGGAAACGTGGGGTCAGATGCTAGGGAAAAGGGCAGCAGGcatgcagggagagggaggaaataCGAGGACGAGCCCCAGTGCTCTCAGTCTGCCTGGGGCGTGCGCATCCCACCTGGGATTGTGCCTGCGGAATGGAGCTGATGTTAAGCAGCTTgagctgggaaaaacaaaaagcaaaaaggaaggaaaaaccgTAGGTGACTAGGATTCTCGTGACTGCGTGGCTCCCGCGTGGTCCCGCTGGTCCACGGTTGGCAGCGGGGAGCCGCCGCGGGCAGCGCTCTGCCCTGACTCACTGCGGGTGAGTCACCTCGCTTGCCCGAGTTCCCCTTCCCTCTCGCTGTGCAGCAGTAGTAAATCAGCTGCCCCGTGGGGATACGAGATGTTTGGAAGAGGCTGGAGGAAGGCTGCTGGAGGAACGGAGAGCTGACAGGGTCCCTGTTGTGCGTGTCGAGTCACTTTCATCAAATAATATCAGGCAGAGTACttgccagggagcagcagcagtcaaAATCTTTTCAGCACGAAGCCAGGGCCTGTCCTCATCGCTATTATCTGCTGCAAGCAGATGCTGCCTGGCATCGCCTTTCCCAACAGCAGCATGACCGAAGCGTCTGACAAACAAACCACCCACATGCTGCAGTGTTTTGACTTGCAGGAGGATATTTCTGTGGATGCTTTTCTTGAGCTTCCCTCTGGAAGCATGTAggtgttggaaaaaaaaaaaaaaaacaaagaagggTGCTTTGGAGGTAAGcgtgccagcagcagagggtgCTGCTCGCTCAGGCTGCGGAGCTGCAGGCACTGGGGCTCCAGccttggagctgctgcagggcacaagCACCCAGAGGAGACCTCTGAGCTGGGGCACAGCCAGCTCTGGCAGCCTGCTCACCCCCCAAGCTGCtccacagctcctgctcctctcttATCCCAGGTGCTTCCAGTTTTGGTTTGTggctccctttcttttccccatcaaATTGGCTAGGCACTAATTTTTCTGCTTCCCCGCTCCCACTGGCTTCTTGTGCACGGGCTCTGGCCGTGCGCTCGGCCTCCCAcatgcaggaggctgcagcgcAATAAGCAGAAGGAGCGCTATGCTGTGCCCTTTTTACTGCTAGCAGTTGTGTCAGCCCATGAAGTTCCTG is a genomic window containing:
- the H6PD gene encoding GDH/6PGL endoplasmic bifunctional protein, yielding MLRRVLCTMLFMGALPSPAEMSQGHISVVLLGATGDLAKKYLWQGLFQLYMDQVSSGHSFTFHGAALTALEPGQKLMFDVLKKLACPRDEAPDRCAVLKDQFLKLSQYHQLKTAENYTVLNREIEVLLRQEGLKEAGRIFYFSVPPFAYTEIARHINSSCRPPPGAWLRVVLEKPFGHDLESAQQLAAELTSFFREEEMYRVDHYLGKQAVAHILPFRDQNQQFLDPIWNRHHVERVEIVLKETVDAKGRTSFYEQYGVIRDVLQNHLTEALMFLTMELPANLSRTEEVLRCKLQALRSLQGLEKHSAVLGQYQAYASHVQEELKKGQDYVSTTPTFAGVLVQSDSLRWEGVPFLLTSGKALDERVGYVRVLFKNRAYCTQSETLRDAGHSQCKAKQIIFYIGHGALNTPAVLVSRNLFRPVMPKSSWREVVGQPDLHVFGQPLSDYYVYSPVKERDAYSVLISNIYHGRKDFFITTENLLASWAFWTPLLNSISHQPPRLYPGGVENQNLLDFEMVSGELVFTAAEPVELLNPDRSMPSDFKTIQSKFRQSPLVSAWSEDLISQLASDVEKAANRAVAGFGQFHLALSGGSSPVALFQRLARHHYAFPWRHTHIWLVDERCVPLTDPESNFFNLHNHLLQSIRVPYFNVHPMPVHLNQRLCVEEDGGTELYAKEIVALVANSSFDLVLLGLGTDGHTASLFPDSENGLEGTRAVVLTESPVKPHQRMSFSLFLINKARQVFVLVVGKGKHDITTQISRVGRQPRKWPISGVSPSSGQLVWYVDYEALLG